One Hyalangium minutum DNA window includes the following coding sequences:
- a CDS encoding response regulator, producing the protein MAMPTILISDDEPLLVSALAREGRRSGLTCITDTTAENVLALAREHHPAVIILDIFQRLDGRDLLAQLKQDPATRDCKVIILSAIEDQQMRHQCFQLGADAYEVKPFAATFMPRVARLANAVTQQAVAAAS; encoded by the coding sequence CGATGAGCCCTTGCTGGTGTCTGCCCTCGCTCGCGAGGGCCGCCGCTCCGGGCTGACCTGCATCACCGACACCACCGCCGAGAACGTCCTCGCCCTGGCCCGCGAGCATCACCCCGCCGTCATCATCCTCGACATCTTCCAGCGCCTCGATGGACGCGACCTGCTCGCCCAGCTCAAGCAGGACCCCGCCACCCGCGACTGCAAGGTCATCATCCTCAGCGCCATCGAGGACCAGCAGATGCGCCACCAGTGCTTCCAGCTCGGCGCCGATGCCTACGAGGTGAAGCCCTTCGCCGCCACTTTCATGCCCCGCGTCGCCCGGCTCGCCAACGCCGTCACCCAGCAGGCTGTCGCCGCCGCGAGCTGA